In Marinitoga hydrogenitolerans DSM 16785, one genomic interval encodes:
- a CDS encoding nucleotide exchange factor GrpE has translation MPQKKKQEKIKGIKNKEKALDKDMEALKKEIEELKKELESQKVEKEKLMEEYEKIKNYAITLKIDFENYKDIVQKEKMRIKKETKEGVIKQLLPIYKNFSIVMKNQENLNIFAKGVEMIYKSFVKTIEDIGIEFIMPDKNDKFDPFEHDAIEKVETDEVEEYHVYSLESPGIKLEGKIIEPAKVKVAIKPQKKQEEDKKEDEKKDAERGE, from the coding sequence ATGCCACAAAAGAAAAAACAAGAAAAAATAAAAGGAATAAAAAATAAAGAAAAGGCATTAGATAAAGATATGGAAGCTTTAAAAAAGGAAATAGAAGAATTAAAAAAAGAATTAGAAAGTCAAAAAGTTGAAAAAGAAAAGTTGATGGAAGAATATGAAAAAATAAAGAATTATGCAATTACATTAAAAATTGATTTTGAAAATTATAAAGATATAGTTCAAAAAGAAAAAATGAGAATAAAAAAAGAAACTAAAGAAGGAGTTATAAAGCAGTTATTACCAATATATAAGAACTTTTCAATCGTGATGAAAAATCAAGAAAATCTTAATATATTTGCAAAAGGTGTTGAAATGATTTATAAATCATTTGTAAAAACAATAGAAGATATTGGTATTGAATTTATTATGCCAGATAAAAATGATAAATTTGATCCGTTTGAACATGATGCAATAGAAAAAGTTGAAACAGATGAAGTTGAAGAGTATCATGTATATAGTTTGGAATCACCAGGAATAAAATTGGAAGGCAAAATAATTGAACCGGCAAAAGTAAAAGTAGCAATAAAACCGCAAAAAAAACAGGAAGAAGATAAAAAAGAAGATGAAAAAAAAGATGCAGAAAGGGGTGAATAA
- a CDS encoding cytidine deaminase gives MKTNQEKIELLYGKAKEAMKNSYSPYSKFKVGAALLTKSGKIYTGTNIENASYGLSMCAERIAIFKAVSEGETEFETLVVIGDTETPISPCGACRQVIAEFGVNEVVLTNLKKDLKKMSVKELLPYGFSGEELDGKDSNNR, from the coding sequence ATGAAAACAAATCAGGAGAAAATTGAATTATTATACGGAAAAGCAAAAGAAGCTATGAAAAATTCATATTCACCATATTCCAAATTTAAAGTTGGAGCAGCATTGTTAACTAAAAGTGGGAAAATATATACAGGAACTAATATAGAAAATGCCTCATATGGATTGTCTATGTGTGCAGAAAGAATAGCTATATTTAAAGCTGTTTCTGAAGGTGAAACCGAATTTGAAACGTTGGTTGTAATAGGAGATACAGAAACTCCTATAAGTCCATGTGGAGCATGTAGGCAGGTAATTGCAGAATTTGGTGTTAATGAAGTTGTTTTAACAAATTTAAAAAAAGATTTAAAAAAAATGAGTGTTAAAGAGTTGCTTCCATATGGTTTTTCTGGAGAAGAATTAGATGGTAAAGATTCTAATAATAGATGA
- a CDS encoding hemolysin family protein — protein MEDPSSYKQVIIMILQIISLLFLSAFFSASETALTSMSRLKVKDLIENEDDENTKEKLHHFLHHPNQLLTTILVMNNLVNILVSSLTTAFIIELIPGNPGRVVGIVTGILTLMILIFGEITPKVYARENTEKFFNIIFPVISFLTYILRPIIWLLVNISNFFIKLFGGEKISEAPFITEDEIMNYLDIGHEEGVIEKDEKFIMKRGLELKEIAVKEIMTPRVDIVGISDEDTLEKLIKIINEEGYSRIPIYKESIDNIIGVCYAKDVFKIIEKEGMNKSILEINIKNLMHKVEYIPLTMKVRDVLKLFLEKHTHMAIVVDEYGGTAGLVTLEDILEELTGEILDEYDIVSEEINIVKLGKNTYLVNGTTPLNDIERELDLELPETDFETIGGLLLEEFERFPKAGEKITLEGVIFEIVSVSKNKIDKVKITVKGEFNENKSGEN, from the coding sequence GTGGAAGACCCCAGTAGTTATAAGCAAGTAATTATTATGATTTTACAAATAATATCTTTGTTGTTTTTATCAGCTTTTTTTTCGGCTTCTGAAACAGCATTAACATCAATGAGTCGATTAAAGGTTAAAGATTTAATTGAAAATGAGGATGATGAAAATACAAAAGAAAAATTGCATCACTTTCTTCATCATCCCAATCAACTATTAACCACAATCCTTGTAATGAATAATTTAGTAAATATATTGGTATCATCTTTAACTACAGCTTTTATTATTGAGCTTATTCCAGGAAATCCCGGAAGAGTAGTTGGAATCGTAACGGGAATATTAACTTTAATGATTTTAATCTTTGGTGAAATAACTCCAAAAGTTTATGCTAGAGAAAATACAGAGAAATTTTTTAATATAATATTTCCAGTTATTTCATTTTTAACATATATATTAAGACCTATAATTTGGTTGCTGGTAAATATTTCAAATTTTTTCATTAAACTTTTTGGTGGAGAAAAAATAAGCGAGGCACCATTTATTACAGAAGATGAAATAATGAATTATCTTGATATAGGCCATGAAGAAGGGGTAATCGAAAAAGATGAAAAATTTATAATGAAAAGAGGATTAGAATTAAAAGAAATTGCTGTTAAAGAAATAATGACACCAAGGGTTGATATTGTTGGCATTTCTGATGAAGATACATTGGAAAAATTAATCAAAATTATTAATGAAGAAGGATATTCCAGAATACCAATATATAAAGAATCAATAGATAATATTATAGGAGTATGTTATGCAAAAGATGTTTTTAAAATAATTGAAAAAGAAGGCATGAACAAATCAATTTTAGAAATAAACATAAAAAATTTAATGCATAAAGTTGAATACATACCGTTAACAATGAAGGTTAGAGATGTTTTAAAACTTTTTTTAGAAAAGCATACGCATATGGCAATTGTCGTTGATGAGTATGGTGGAACTGCAGGGTTGGTTACATTAGAAGATATATTAGAAGAATTAACTGGAGAAATATTGGATGAATATGACATTGTTTCTGAAGAAATAAACATTGTAAAACTCGGTAAAAACACATATTTGGTAAATGGAACGACACCATTAAATGATATTGAAAGAGAATTGGATTTAGAATTACCAGAAACAGATTTTGAAACTATAGGAGGTTTGTTGTTAGAAGAGTTTGAGAGATTCCCGAAAGCGGGAGAGAAGATTACATTAGAAGGAGTTATATTTGAAATTGTATCAGTATCGAAAAATAAAATAGATAAAGTTAAGATAACAGTTAAGGGGGAATTTAATGAAAACAAATCAGGAGAAAATTGA
- a CDS encoding UDP-N-acetylmuramoyl-tripeptide--D-alanyl-D-alanine ligase, with protein MNISHYEIDSRKIKENDIFIAIKGEKNNGHDFVNDALKKGAKTAIVEEKRNYIKEVILVNNVIDYINEKASKLLKERSKIRIGITGSNGKTTTKFFLFHLLSYGFNVFTTEKNYNTEIGLPLSILNNFKNQPVSVLEMGLRKENDIEYLSKYYNPNISIILNIGTAHIEFFKTRKKIAEEKLKIISYAEKPGLLFINGDEPLLNIEYPKDIKVFRFGEKNDNDGYLLDFEYLKGNTRVYYNIYNENLMLTLPGIWNKGQLIDVLASLMVSLYFEIPLDPFYISNFSLPEKRFELKEVGSSIIINDAYNASKESFFSAFESIKKMNINKKKILLMSEVLEIGDIAQKYHQEIVNKACEIFDKIYFYDPQNKFDFKDIIFLNKKNDIIKILKSENSLIYVKGSNGTGLWKIVEEFIESSK; from the coding sequence ATGAATATCTCACATTATGAGATAGATTCCAGAAAAATAAAAGAAAATGATATTTTTATCGCAATTAAAGGAGAAAAAAACAATGGCCATGATTTTGTAAATGACGCTTTAAAGAAAGGCGCTAAAACTGCTATTGTTGAAGAAAAAAGAAATTACATTAAAGAGGTTATTTTGGTAAACAATGTTATTGACTATATAAATGAAAAAGCCTCTAAACTGCTAAAAGAAAGATCAAAGATTAGAATAGGTATAACAGGATCAAACGGAAAAACCACTACAAAATTTTTTTTATTTCATTTATTATCATATGGGTTTAATGTTTTCACAACAGAAAAGAATTATAATACTGAAATAGGTCTCCCTTTAAGTATATTAAACAATTTTAAAAATCAACCTGTTTCTGTTTTAGAAATGGGACTTAGAAAAGAAAATGATATTGAATATCTTTCAAAATATTATAATCCAAATATTTCTATTATTCTTAATATTGGAACAGCACATATAGAATTTTTTAAAACAAGAAAAAAGATCGCTGAAGAAAAATTAAAAATTATTTCATATGCTGAAAAACCAGGATTATTATTCATTAATGGTGATGAACCATTGTTAAATATAGAATATCCAAAAGATATTAAAGTTTTTAGATTTGGTGAAAAAAACGATAATGATGGCTATTTATTGGATTTTGAATATTTAAAGGGTAATACACGAGTTTATTATAATATTTATAATGAAAATCTAATGCTTACTTTACCTGGAATTTGGAATAAAGGACAATTAATTGATGTTTTAGCCTCATTAATGGTTTCATTGTATTTTGAAATTCCACTTGACCCATTTTACATTTCAAATTTTTCTTTACCAGAAAAGCGTTTTGAATTAAAAGAGGTCGGATCGAGTATAATTATAAATGATGCTTATAACGCATCAAAAGAATCATTTTTTAGTGCTTTTGAAAGTATCAAAAAAATGAATATAAACAAAAAAAAGATATTATTAATGTCCGAGGTTCTTGAAATTGGTGATATTGCCCAAAAATATCATCAGGAAATTGTCAACAAAGCGTGTGAAATTTTTGATAAAATATACTTTTATGACCCTCAAAATAAATTTGATTTCAAAGATATTATTTTTTTAAATAAAAAAAATGACATTATAAAAATTTTAAAATCAGAAAATTCTTTGATTTACGTAAAAGGGTCAAATGGAACTGGGCTCTGGAAAATTGTTGAAGAATTTATAGAATCATCTAAATGA
- a CDS encoding YitT family protein, which yields MERLKKESINYILITIGTILTALGIVLFLDPFSIVAGGVSGLAIVLKNLFGWWLGLQMLIYNVVLFALGFWLLGVGFGFKSIYAALLLSFLIDYFEQVLHLDTMMKNILLNTQIQIDPLLISAIYGGVLAGIGIGLVIWRNASTGGTDIIAMIINKYFHISTGKGLLLVDTLVTMSAFLINPIVPMFGVITIFVTSKMIDTVVEGFEATRTVLVISEKYDKIKKEVFEKLDRGVTLLNGKGGYTLEEKNILMIVLTRREIGELRRIIKNIDDKAFISIIPNSETLGYGFKRLR from the coding sequence TTGGAAAGACTTAAAAAAGAAAGTATTAATTATATACTAATAACAATAGGGACAATACTAACTGCCTTAGGAATAGTTCTTTTTCTTGACCCGTTTTCAATAGTTGCAGGTGGAGTTAGTGGATTAGCTATAGTTTTGAAAAATCTTTTTGGTTGGTGGTTAGGGTTACAAATGTTGATTTATAATGTAGTTTTATTTGCATTGGGATTCTGGCTTTTGGGTGTTGGATTTGGATTTAAAAGCATCTATGCCGCTTTATTGTTATCTTTTCTAATTGATTATTTTGAACAGGTATTGCATTTAGATACAATGATGAAAAATATTTTATTAAATACACAAATTCAAATAGATCCTTTGCTAATAAGTGCTATATATGGAGGAGTTTTAGCAGGAATTGGAATTGGATTAGTTATATGGCGTAATGCCTCGACAGGTGGAACAGACATTATAGCGATGATTATAAATAAATATTTTCATATTTCTACGGGAAAAGGACTTTTATTAGTAGATACATTAGTTACAATGTCAGCATTTTTGATTAATCCAATAGTTCCTATGTTTGGGGTTATAACCATTTTTGTTACATCTAAAATGATAGATACAGTTGTTGAAGGATTTGAAGCGACGAGAACGGTATTGGTAATAAGTGAAAAATATGATAAAATTAAAAAGGAAGTTTTTGAAAAGTTAGATAGAGGCGTAACTCTTCTAAATGGAAAAGGTGGGTATACATTAGAGGAGAAAAATATTTTAATGATTGTATTAACAAGAAGAGAAATAGGAGAACTCAGAAGAATTATAAAAAATATTGATGATAAAGCTTTCATAAGTATAATCCCAAATTCAGAAACACTTGGGTATGGATTTAAAAGGTTGAGATAG
- a CDS encoding UDP-N-acetylmuramoyl-L-alanyl-D-glutamate--2,6-diaminopimelate ligase yields the protein MTGHEIIEILKDLIIEYDFPLEKNYTFFTNNTNKIKPESVFVCIKGAYFDGHDFVKTAIEFKASLIIGENPKKIPLSHPYILVSDTKKAYALLNYAYYNINFDDFNFIGVTGTNGKTTVISLIHYILTQGEKNSSLISTVGIKLNDELLYEPYNTTPGVDEIAKILSLSKERSIKNICLEVSSHALDQKRVYKIPFSIAILTNITRDHLDYHKSFEEYKQIKFSLFKQLKKTGYGIINLDCINIKEVPLEKDKIITYGFNENSDYVISNVEYNNAQMSFIITEPDGTENKIHTLLIGEYNAQNITAAFIALKVLNIDNEIIRHGLLTFNGVPGRFQLVENTKDIEYKVYIDFAHTPDALEKVLKSARKITKGRIILVFGAGGAADIGKRKIMGEIASKYSDLIVITDDDPKDDDPEEIIEHILEGIDKEKTFIVIRNRKTAIKAAVSFASRDDIVIIAGRGHEKFQLYENGKKIPFNDYEIAYDIVQKFRKVLKR from the coding sequence ATGACTGGCCATGAAATTATTGAAATTTTAAAGGACTTGATAATTGAATATGATTTTCCTTTGGAAAAAAATTATACATTCTTTACAAATAATACAAACAAAATAAAACCGGAATCGGTTTTTGTTTGTATAAAAGGTGCTTATTTCGATGGCCATGATTTTGTAAAAACAGCAATAGAGTTTAAAGCTTCTTTAATCATTGGAGAAAACCCCAAAAAAATCCCGTTATCTCACCCTTACATTCTTGTGAGCGACACAAAAAAAGCTTATGCTTTGCTCAATTATGCATATTATAACATAAATTTTGATGATTTTAATTTCATAGGTGTTACTGGAACAAATGGAAAAACCACTGTAATTTCTTTAATCCACTACATTTTGACGCAAGGAGAAAAAAATAGTTCTTTAATTAGTACTGTTGGTATTAAACTAAATGATGAACTTCTTTATGAACCATACAATACTACGCCAGGTGTAGATGAAATTGCAAAAATATTAAGCCTTTCAAAAGAAAGGTCTATTAAAAATATATGTCTTGAAGTGTCTTCACATGCTCTGGATCAAAAAAGAGTATACAAAATCCCATTTTCAATTGCTATTTTAACAAATATTACTCGTGACCATCTTGATTATCACAAATCATTTGAAGAATACAAACAAATCAAATTTTCATTATTTAAACAATTAAAAAAGACTGGATATGGAATCATAAATTTAGACTGCATAAATATAAAAGAAGTTCCATTAGAAAAAGATAAAATAATTACATACGGTTTTAATGAAAATTCAGATTATGTAATTTCGAATGTTGAATACAACAATGCCCAAATGAGTTTTATTATTACCGAACCTGATGGTACAGAAAATAAAATCCATACACTTTTAATAGGTGAGTATAATGCACAAAATATAACAGCTGCATTTATTGCTTTAAAAGTCTTAAATATTGACAATGAAATTATCAGACATGGTCTTTTAACTTTCAATGGTGTCCCAGGTCGTTTCCAACTTGTTGAAAACACCAAAGATATTGAATACAAGGTTTATATAGACTTCGCACACACTCCAGACGCACTTGAAAAAGTGTTAAAAAGCGCAAGAAAAATTACTAAAGGCAGGATAATTTTAGTTTTTGGTGCAGGTGGAGCCGCTGATATAGGAAAAAGAAAAATAATGGGTGAAATAGCTTCAAAATATAGTGATTTAATAGTCATAACAGATGATGATCCAAAAGATGATGACCCAGAAGAAATAATAGAACATATTTTAGAAGGTATAGATAAAGAAAAAACCTTTATTGTTATCAGAAACAGAAAAACTGCTATAAAAGCTGCTGTTAGCTTTGCTTCAAGAGATGATATTGTTATTATTGCTGGTAGAGGTCATGAAAAATTTCAATTATATGAAAATGGCAAAAAAATACCTTTCAATGACTATGAAATTGCATATGATATAGTTCAAAAGTTTAGAAAGGTGTTGAAAAGATGA
- a CDS encoding HrcA family transcriptional regulator: protein MPKELSNRQKKILFSIIENFIKEKKPISSSEILRKSNLNVSSATIRNDMQKLQHLDLIFQPHSSAGRIPTDKALRLYFEAIKESFSVKGKNIELPQEYKFYDINIMFDKFSKMLAELTDSIVILELPDSRYIFITRAVVADLTNNFYQITLMTNLGLSITRTVEKFGFPSPKELEKILNEGLVGKTMHEIINLIKTKSIEKEQDIRLMNLYNLVYLLAEEFFRNKFIVNGLARIISLGYFNTKEILFLSKIVEEDKIKVQLLSLKSFDIGIKATIGNEFGMNELKNFIMIETSYCHNANPLGKVVLLTFKYSDYKKIYSILNEYTSRLSKIISKNL from the coding sequence ATGCCAAAAGAATTAAGTAATAGACAAAAGAAAATTTTATTTTCAATTATAGAAAATTTTATCAAAGAAAAAAAACCTATAAGTTCATCTGAAATATTAAGAAAGTCTAATTTAAATGTTAGTTCTGCAACTATAAGAAATGATATGCAGAAATTGCAACATTTAGACTTAATATTTCAACCGCATTCAAGTGCGGGAAGAATTCCAACAGATAAAGCTTTAAGATTATATTTTGAGGCTATAAAGGAAAGCTTTTCTGTAAAAGGTAAAAATATAGAATTACCGCAAGAATATAAATTTTATGATATAAATATTATGTTTGATAAATTTTCAAAAATGCTTGCAGAATTAACCGACAGCATTGTAATTTTAGAACTCCCGGATTCAAGATATATATTTATTACCAGGGCAGTTGTTGCAGATTTAACAAATAATTTTTATCAAATAACATTAATGACCAATCTTGGATTATCTATAACAAGGACTGTTGAAAAGTTTGGGTTTCCTTCACCTAAAGAGCTTGAAAAGATTTTAAATGAAGGGCTTGTTGGTAAAACCATGCATGAAATTATTAATTTAATAAAAACAAAAAGTATTGAAAAAGAACAGGATATTAGATTAATGAATTTATATAATCTGGTTTATTTATTAGCTGAAGAATTTTTTAGAAATAAATTTATTGTAAATGGTTTAGCGAGAATTATATCTCTAGGATATTTTAACACAAAAGAGATACTTTTCCTATCAAAGATTGTAGAAGAAGATAAAATAAAGGTTCAATTGCTTTCATTAAAATCTTTTGATATTGGTATAAAAGCTACTATTGGTAATGAATTTGGTATGAATGAATTAAAAAATTTTATTATGATTGAAACTTCATATTGCCATAATGCGAATCCTTTAGGAAAGGTTGTTTTGCTAACATTTAAATATAGTGATTATAAAAAAATATATTCGATTTTAAATGAATATACTTCTAGATTATCTAAAATCATATCAAAAAATTTGTAA
- the dnaJ gene encoding molecular chaperone DnaJ, producing the protein MNQRKDYYEILGVSRNATPEEIKKAYRQLVKKWHPDRHQENKNIAEEKFKEIQEAYEVLSDPQKKALYDRFGFVPENGMPPPNQGGGRGGFEDLFEDLFGNFGNFGGTFSDIFDMFMGGGSTTSQRRQRTSKPPIKGEDKFFSISVDLKEVLNDIKKHIEYDRYVTCKACNGTGAKNGTSFTTCPRCNGSGTIKEEERTFFGVFVRNYQCPTCHGEGKIINERCNVCHGSGKNIVREKIDITIPAGVEDGYTFRIPNKGNDGKNGGSAGDLIIKVNVRRNPKFIRNGNNLETSIDIDYVQALLGSTVELELLNGKTTVKIPEGTNPGTVLVLKGHGLPDFRTGKYGDLYVKINVKFKKPGLREKRLLKEIAKLKKLGE; encoded by the coding sequence TTGAATCAAAGAAAAGATTATTATGAAATATTAGGAGTTTCAAGAAATGCAACACCAGAGGAAATTAAAAAGGCATATAGACAATTAGTTAAAAAATGGCATCCAGATAGACATCAAGAAAATAAAAATATAGCAGAGGAAAAATTTAAAGAAATACAGGAAGCTTATGAAGTATTAAGCGATCCTCAAAAGAAAGCATTATATGACAGATTTGGATTTGTTCCAGAAAACGGAATGCCACCACCTAATCAAGGTGGAGGAAGAGGAGGATTCGAAGATTTATTCGAAGATTTATTCGGCAATTTTGGTAATTTTGGAGGAACATTTTCTGATATTTTTGATATGTTTATGGGTGGAGGAAGCACGACATCACAAAGAAGACAGAGAACCTCTAAACCTCCTATTAAAGGAGAAGATAAGTTTTTCTCTATTTCTGTTGATTTAAAAGAAGTTTTAAATGATATAAAGAAACATATAGAATATGATAGATATGTGACATGTAAAGCATGTAATGGAACCGGAGCAAAAAACGGAACAAGTTTCACAACATGTCCAAGATGTAATGGCTCAGGGACTATAAAAGAAGAAGAAAGGACCTTCTTTGGTGTATTTGTAAGAAATTATCAATGTCCAACATGTCATGGCGAAGGTAAAATAATTAATGAGAGATGTAATGTTTGTCATGGAAGTGGGAAAAATATAGTTAGAGAAAAAATAGATATAACAATACCCGCAGGTGTGGAAGATGGTTATACTTTCAGAATTCCAAATAAAGGAAATGATGGTAAAAATGGGGGTTCTGCTGGAGATTTAATTATAAAAGTAAATGTTAGAAGGAATCCTAAATTCATCAGAAATGGTAATAATTTAGAAACAAGTATAGATATTGATTATGTTCAGGCTTTATTAGGTAGTACTGTTGAATTAGAATTACTAAATGGTAAGACTACAGTTAAAATTCCAGAAGGTACCAATCCCGGAACTGTGTTAGTTTTAAAAGGTCATGGTTTACCAGACTTTAGAACGGGGAAATACGGTGATTTATATGTTAAAATAAATGTGAAGTTTAAAAAACCAGGATTGAGGGAGAAAAGATTATTAAAAGAGATAGCAAAATTAAAAAAATTGGGGGAATAA